TTTCCAGCTTTTCCACTACCAAATCAACAGAAGCATACATGTCCGGCGTGGATTCCTCACCACGCAAAATTATACCGTTTACCGGGATTGTTACCTCAACACGGTGAAAGCCTCTTTCAACTGCAAGTGTCACCTGTGCTTCACGGATGTTATCCAAATACTTTTCCACCTTGCCCACACGTTTAGCGATATAATCCTTCAAAGCTTCGGTAACCTCGACATTCCTACCCCTCACCTGAATGTTCACGCAACATCCACCTCCTGTATTTCTCAATATATATTATTCCCGCCAGACCCCGCCTTAAAATAAAAATCCCCAGCCCCGCTTTTTTCAGGACTGGGGAACCTTAGTTACGCTCTGATTACATTTGCCGCCTGAGGCCCACGGGCGCCTTCGACTATATCGAATTCCACCGCTTGACCTTCCTGGAGAGTTTTAAAGCCTTCCTCCTGAATGGCCGAATAGTGTACAAAGACATCTCCGCCATCTTCCCTCTCAATAAAGCCATAACCTTTTTCTGCACTAAACCATTTTACTTTACCTTGCAAATCTCTTTCCTCCTAAAAATATTAAATCTTATAGCCTGTTAGACTACTTAGGGTGTATGTTAACATACCCGTAAAACCGTGTCAAGCAGTCATGCCTCAAATAAGACAGGCATGGTAACTTTAAGCAAAAGCAGTTTAGATAAGTCTTAACCGCCAATCCTTTTTGCAACTTCTTCAACTATTTTAGGCAGTATTTCTCCGGTTTTAGAGTGAAAAACCAGATCGGCGGCGTCATCGAGAGGAGTCGGAGCCATATTGATAATGATCAGCTTTGCGCCGGCGCCCTGCGCGTACTGCGGCATGTATGCTGCGGGATAAACAACAAGCGACGAACCCAAAGAAAGCATCAAATCACAGCTCTGTGCCCTGTACTCCGCCTCGGCCATTTCCTTTTCCGGCATCGCCTGGCCGAAAGATATGGTCGCTTCTTTTAAAGGCCCGCCGCATTTTTTGCAAACCGGCGCGATGATTTCTTCTTTTTCTTCCAGAAGCGCCTGGATGTCGTCCCTTGAATAGCTTTCACGGCATTTCAGGCAGTTTACAATAGCGCTCACACCGTGAATTTCAATAACTTTTTCCGCAGAACTGCCTGCTTTATGGTGCAGCCGGTCTATGTTTTGAGTAATGATGCAGTCCAGCTTGCCTATCTTCTCCAGTTCCGCCAGGGCTAGGTGAGTAT
The sequence above is a segment of the Desulfotomaculum sp. genome. Coding sequences within it:
- a CDS encoding cold-shock protein; this translates as MQGKVKWFSAEKGYGFIEREDGGDVFVHYSAIQEEGFKTLQEGQAVEFDIVEGARGPQAANVIRA
- a CDS encoding sigma factor regulator FecR, with product MINIAAAAELISKAKKVVAFTGAGVSTESGIPDFRSPGGIWEKYQPVYFQDFLASEEARKKYWIRSRVTYPVIRDAMPNHTHLALAELEKIGKLDCIITQNIDRLHHKAGSSAEKVIEIHGVSAIVNCLKCRESYSRDDIQALLEEKEEIIAPVCKKCGGPLKEATISFGQAMPEKEMAEAEYRAQSCDLMLSLGSSLVVYPAAYMPQYAQGAGAKLIIINMAPTPLDDAADLVFHSKTGEILPKIVEEVAKRIGG